The following proteins are co-located in the Conyzicola lurida genome:
- the hydA gene encoding dihydropyrimidinase produces the protein MKTLIKNGLVVNATGTGMADVLIDGETIAAVLAPGSTLLGYDLEANVDTVIDATGKYVIPGGIDAHTHMEMPFGGTFASDTFETGTRAAAWGGTTSIVDFVVQYPGDNPVERYNAWQAKAAGNCAIDYGFHQILSDVQDESLVAMDELIDEGVTSFKMFMAYKGVFLSDDGQIVKAMQKGASNGALMMMHAENGSVIDLLVAQAIAAGNTSPYNHGLTRPWQAEEEATHRAIMLANLTGAPLYVVHVSAKQAVDQIAVARDNGQNVFGETCPQYLYLSLEDNLGASSEEWGDFEGAKWVCSTPLRSRGEGHQHHMWQALRTNDIQMVSTDHCPFCMKGQKDMGLTDFSKIPNGIGSVEHRMDLMYQGVVDGHISLSRWVELTSTTPARMFGFYGKKGVIQPGADGDVVVYDPNGHTSIGVGKTHHMNMDYSAWEGYEIDGHVDTVISRGKVIVDDNQYIGTKGDGKYFKRGLSQYLI, from the coding sequence ATGAAGACTCTCATCAAGAACGGCCTCGTCGTCAATGCGACCGGCACCGGGATGGCCGACGTGCTCATCGACGGCGAGACCATCGCCGCGGTGCTCGCCCCCGGATCCACCCTGCTGGGCTACGACCTCGAGGCGAACGTCGACACCGTCATCGACGCGACCGGCAAGTACGTCATCCCGGGCGGCATCGACGCCCACACGCACATGGAGATGCCCTTCGGCGGCACCTTCGCGTCCGACACCTTCGAGACCGGCACCCGTGCCGCGGCGTGGGGCGGCACCACGAGCATCGTCGACTTCGTCGTGCAGTACCCGGGCGACAACCCGGTCGAGCGCTACAACGCCTGGCAGGCGAAGGCCGCGGGCAACTGCGCCATCGACTACGGCTTCCACCAGATTCTCTCCGACGTGCAGGACGAGTCGCTGGTCGCGATGGACGAGCTCATCGACGAGGGCGTCACGAGCTTCAAGATGTTCATGGCCTACAAGGGCGTCTTCCTCTCCGACGACGGCCAGATCGTGAAGGCGATGCAGAAGGGCGCGTCGAACGGCGCGCTCATGATGATGCACGCCGAGAACGGCAGCGTCATCGACCTGCTCGTGGCCCAGGCCATCGCGGCCGGCAACACCTCGCCGTACAACCACGGGCTGACCCGTCCGTGGCAGGCCGAGGAGGAGGCGACGCACCGCGCGATCATGCTCGCCAACCTCACCGGCGCCCCGCTGTACGTCGTGCACGTGAGCGCGAAGCAGGCCGTCGACCAGATCGCGGTCGCCCGCGACAACGGGCAGAACGTCTTCGGCGAGACCTGCCCCCAGTACCTCTACCTCTCGCTCGAGGACAACCTCGGCGCGTCGAGCGAGGAATGGGGCGACTTCGAGGGCGCCAAGTGGGTGTGTTCGACGCCGCTGCGGTCGCGCGGCGAGGGCCACCAGCACCACATGTGGCAGGCGCTGCGCACCAACGACATCCAGATGGTCTCCACCGACCACTGCCCGTTCTGCATGAAGGGCCAGAAGGACATGGGTCTGACCGACTTCTCCAAGATCCCGAACGGCATCGGCTCGGTGGAACACCGCATGGACCTGATGTACCAGGGCGTCGTCGACGGCCACATCTCGCTGTCGCGCTGGGTCGAGCTCACCTCGACCACTCCGGCCCGCATGTTCGGGTTCTACGGCAAGAAGGGCGTCATCCAGCCGGGGGCCGACGGCGACGTCGTCGTCTACGACCCGAACGGCCACACGTCGATCGGCGTCGGCAAGACGCACCACATGAACATGGACTACTCCGCCTGGGAGGGCTACGAGATCGACGGCCACGTCGACACCGTGATCTCCCGCGGCAAGGTCATCGTCGACGACAACCAGTACATCGGCACCAAGGGCGACGGCAAGTACTTCAAGCGCGGGCTGTCGCAGTACCTGATCTAA
- a CDS encoding nitrilase-related carbon-nitrogen hydrolase yields the protein MTVVRAAITQTTWTGDKESMLAKHEQFARDAAAAGAQVICFQELFYGPYFGITEDKKYYRYAEQADGPIVQRFAALAKELGIVMVLPIYEEDITGVYYNTTVLVEVDGTILGKYRKHHLPHLDRFWEKFYFRPGNLGYPVFDTSVGKIGMYICYDRHFPEGWRELGLNGAHIVFNPNATKPGLSNRLWEVEGPAAAVANGYFVLQPNRVGREDNEYGELAVDFYGTSQVIDPRGNFVGERGSGSEEELLIRDLELDMVQEMRDDWQFYRDRRPDSYTSIPKP from the coding sequence ATGACAGTCGTACGCGCAGCAATCACCCAGACCACGTGGACCGGCGACAAGGAGTCGATGCTCGCCAAGCACGAGCAGTTCGCCCGCGATGCAGCGGCCGCCGGCGCCCAGGTCATCTGCTTCCAGGAACTCTTCTACGGCCCGTACTTCGGCATCACCGAAGACAAGAAGTACTACCGCTACGCCGAGCAGGCCGACGGCCCCATCGTGCAGCGGTTCGCGGCGCTCGCCAAAGAGCTGGGTATCGTGATGGTCCTCCCGATCTACGAGGAAGACATCACGGGCGTGTACTACAACACCACCGTGCTGGTCGAAGTCGACGGCACCATCCTCGGCAAGTACCGCAAGCACCACCTCCCGCACCTCGACCGGTTCTGGGAGAAGTTCTACTTCCGCCCCGGCAACCTCGGCTACCCCGTCTTCGACACCTCGGTCGGCAAGATCGGCATGTACATCTGTTACGACCGTCATTTTCCCGAGGGATGGCGCGAGCTGGGGCTGAACGGAGCCCACATCGTCTTCAACCCGAACGCCACCAAGCCCGGGCTGTCGAACCGACTGTGGGAGGTCGAGGGTCCCGCGGCGGCCGTCGCCAACGGCTACTTCGTGCTGCAGCCCAACCGGGTCGGCCGCGAGGACAACGAGTACGGCGAGCTCGCCGTCGACTTCTACGGCACCAGCCAGGTGATCGACCCGCGCGGCAACTTCGTCGGCGAGCGGGGGTCGGGCAGCGAGGAAGAGCTGCTGATCCGCGACCTCGAGCTCGACATGGTGCAGGAGATGCGCGACGACTGGCAGTTCTACCGCGACCGTCGCCCGGACTCGTACACGAGCATTCCCAAGCCGTAG
- a CDS encoding PLP-dependent aminotransferase family protein yields MKSVALAVDEATPSGIAGAIARLINSGDLAPGDRLPTVRELAIDLGVSPATVSHAWQALAGVGLIVSRGRSGTFVRAERTAWLPPRSRGLAEPRHTVARLDLSTGTPDTALLPDIGPALSRVPSHASTANYYDLPVLPELERVLRASWPYPVDTITVVDGAMDAISRTLDLVLRYGDRVVVENPGFPPLFDLLEHYGVERLPVEVDEFGIRPESLAEALKSSPAAIVLQPRTHNPAGVSLSDGRARELSRLIGSMRTADATVVIEDDHSGEISTSDDVSLGSYLPERVVHIRSFSKSHGPDLRIAAVGGPRELIDRLVARRILGPGWTSRMLQTVLHDLLTNDQTVAAVHAARAAYRSRQVALVASLADHGVVMPVPDGINLWLRVEDERNAVVQLAAAGIRVAAGTPFVAGPTPEGGQFVRVTAGLVRDEVDSVGALLASATRA; encoded by the coding sequence ATGAAGTCGGTAGCCCTGGCCGTGGACGAGGCCACGCCGAGCGGTATCGCCGGTGCGATCGCCCGTCTGATCAACTCCGGAGACCTCGCTCCGGGCGACCGGCTGCCCACCGTGCGGGAGCTCGCGATCGATCTCGGCGTGAGCCCGGCGACCGTGAGCCACGCCTGGCAGGCCCTCGCCGGCGTGGGCCTCATCGTCTCGCGCGGCCGCAGCGGCACCTTCGTGCGCGCCGAGCGCACCGCGTGGCTGCCGCCGCGGTCGCGGGGTCTCGCCGAGCCCAGGCACACCGTCGCCCGCCTCGACCTCTCCACGGGCACGCCCGACACCGCGCTGCTGCCCGACATCGGACCGGCGCTCTCGCGCGTGCCCAGCCACGCCAGCACCGCGAACTACTACGACCTGCCCGTGCTGCCCGAGCTCGAGCGCGTGCTGCGCGCCTCCTGGCCGTACCCGGTCGACACCATCACGGTCGTCGACGGGGCGATGGACGCGATCTCGCGCACCCTCGACCTCGTGCTGCGCTACGGCGACCGTGTCGTCGTCGAGAACCCGGGCTTCCCGCCGCTGTTCGACTTGCTCGAGCACTACGGCGTCGAGCGCCTGCCGGTCGAGGTGGACGAGTTCGGCATCCGTCCCGAGTCGCTCGCCGAGGCGCTCAAATCCTCCCCCGCCGCCATCGTGCTGCAGCCCCGCACCCACAACCCCGCCGGTGTCTCGCTCTCCGACGGGCGGGCGCGCGAACTGTCGCGGCTGATCGGCTCGATGCGCACGGCCGACGCGACCGTGGTCATCGAGGACGACCACTCGGGCGAGATCTCGACGAGCGACGACGTCAGCCTCGGCAGCTACCTTCCCGAGCGGGTCGTGCACATCCGCAGCTTCTCCAAGTCGCACGGCCCCGACCTGCGCATCGCCGCGGTCGGCGGCCCGCGCGAGCTGATCGACCGGCTCGTCGCCCGCCGTATCCTCGGCCCCGGCTGGACCTCGCGCATGCTGCAGACCGTGCTGCACGACCTGCTCACCAACGACCAGACCGTCGCCGCGGTGCACGCCGCCCGCGCCGCCTACCGCTCGCGGCAGGTCGCGCTCGTCGCCTCTCTGGCCGACCACGGTGTCGTGATGCCGGTGCCCGACGGCATCAACCTGTGGCTACGGGTCGAGGACGAGCGCAACGCGGTCGTGCAGCTGGCCGCCGCGGGAATCAGGGTGGCCGCGGGCACCCCGTTCGTCGCGGGACCGACGCCCGAGGGCGGCCAGTTCGTGCGCGTCACCGCCGGCCTCGTGCGTGACGAGGTCGACTCGGTCGGCGCACTGCTGGCGTCGGCCACGCGGGCCTGA